The Antechinus flavipes isolate AdamAnt ecotype Samford, QLD, Australia chromosome 4, AdamAnt_v2, whole genome shotgun sequence genomic interval AGGatccatattttttccttcttggttgattggtttgttttgtctttgaatctctagATCTTAGTATAATGTTTTACTCACACTAAATGTGATTATTTGGATTTAATTAGATTGAGTGGCAAGTGAAAGGTGGggggagacaaagagatagagatagagatagagatagagagagagagagagagagagagagagagaaagaaagagagagagagagagagagagagagagagagagagagagagagagaagagagagtttgtgtgtgtgtgagtgtgtgtttatGAATATCCAGTCCCAAGATGTCTGGTGTCTTATTATGTCAATGATACAATTCCTACATATCTAAGATGAGTTTTCCAATAACAGTTAAACCTATGAGGAGAATGCCTTTCAAAGATAACTCCacttatatttgagaaataatattTGCCCAGAGCCTGCAATCCCTTGACATAAGGACATGTTTCACAAGagagctaattttttttattatagctttttatttacaaatatatgcataggtaatttttcagcattgacagttgcaaatccctttgttccaactttttccatccttccccccaccccttcccccagatggcaggttgaccaatacatgttaaatatgttaaagtataagttaaatacgatatatgtatatatgtccaaacagttattttgctgtataaaaagagtcagactttgaaatagtgcacaattagcctgtgaaggaaatcaaaaaatgcaggtggacaaaaatagagggattgggaattctatgtagtggttcttagtcatctcccagagttgtttccctggatgtagctggttcagttcattactgctctattggaactgatttggttcatctcattgctgaagagggccatgtccttcagaattgatcatcattagtattgttgttgaagtaaataatgatcttctggttatgctcatttcactcagcatcaattcatataagtctctccaggtctttctgaaatcctcctgctggtcattcttacagaacaataatattccataatattcatatacacaatttattcagccattctccaattgatggatatccactcagtttccagtttctggccactacaaagagacctgccacaaacattcttgcacatacaggtccctttccctttcttaaaataagaaagcTAAAATTTAACAATCCGTTCTTAAAAGATTATGCTAAGACTTTTTTGAGCTTTGTGGAAGGATTCAATGGTTGAACATATTTCTTCCTATATTAGCTCTAACAACATATGGTGATCTTTTCCCTATTATTTGATCCTCCCTGTAGTAGGTGGTCAGAAAACCTACACAGGTTTAAGAAGCATCAAGACCAGATAATAGCACATGAACACTAGCTAGGTCTATAccattagcatttatatatttccatacaGTTCTGAAATATCTAAATTATATGTTTTTAGGAGAAAGTCCTCTCCAATTTATCACCTTCCGAATAGCTATCTGAACATCCTTGTTCCTGAGGCTATAAACTAAGGGATTCAGTAAGGGAGTGATGACAGTGTAAGTCACTGTCACCAGGCGATCCTTACTAAATGTGTACTTGGATGAAGGTCTCAAGTAGACAAAAGATGCACAGCCATAGTGGACCACAACCACTGTGAGGTGAGAGGCACAAGtagaaaaagctttctttttcccttcagttGATGGGATCCTTAAGATAGTTCTGACAATGAAACCATAAGAGATACAGATTAAAGTCAAGGGGGCCATGAGTACCACAACGCCAAAAATGAATATGATCACCTCATTGATAGAGAAGTCCCCACAAGCGAGATGAATGACAGGTGCCACATCACAGAAGTAGTGATTGATCCTGTTGGAATTACAGAATGGTAGGCTGAAGACCAAAAATATacctaccaatgaaatcacaaaaccTGTCACACCACAAGTAGCTGCCATCAACTTGCATATCCCCCAGCTCATGAGAACTGGGTAGCGCAGAGGATAACAGATGGCAGCAAAGCGATCATAACCCATCAAACCCAACAAGAGGGAGTTGTTGATTGCAAAGCCAAGAAAGAAGAACATTTGGGTAGCACAACTGATGAACGATATTGTCCTGAGCACAGATAGGAGGTTGAGGAGCATCTTGGGTAGGATGGTAAAGGTATAACAggtctcagaaaaagaaaggacagcCAGGAAGAAGTACATTGGAGTATGGAGGCTGTGCTCTAGGCGGACTGTGGTGATAATGGTGATGTTTCCACTCAGGATGagcagatagagacagagaatgacagcAAAGAGAACAAACTGCATTTCCTGAAGGTCAGAAAATCCTAGCAATAGGAATTCGGTGACCATGGTGAGGTTCTCTATAGGAAGCTGCTTCCGGGGAATGACCTAGAatgaggaaggggggaaaaaagtctcAGTTCTCTGCACTGAGGAATCTGGGgttcatttgttcattctgaATAGCTTTGGTAAATGTTTTGATtctggatttcttcaataaatattttttagaagGTAAAAAAGGAAGAGTGGTTAAAGAAGAGTAGTTCAGATTTGAGGGTAACCAAGACAGTATTATGACAGAAATTATTTCAGTTTAGTCAGAAAAATTCTCGTCACTTTGTGGGGCATATTCACAAGATATTGGCCAACATTCAGAAAGCCTAAATTATGCCATCAGAACATCAATTGAAACAAACAAGAATGTTTTAAtcttgaaaagagaaggaagcttGTTTATTACTTGGCATCTGAGGGATTAGTATAACTTTGAAAGCTTAGAGAGCATCTAGTTAGTCTATGCTCTTAGGATGGACCCACAGGAatactttttctaatatttctaagaggtaaccatcaattttttttaacatttccagGGATCAGCATTTCAACATCTGCTTCAACTCACAATGtagaccatttcatttttgaatagcTCTAAGTTTTAGGAAGTTCATtcttaaatattctaaaatatcttcCCATAACTTCAAATTATTAGTAATAGTCCTATCTGTTTACTCTGTGTTGTGTTTTTCAATATCTTTCCTatctttgtcaaatgctttggcATCTGATTTCTAAATCAAGTCCTTGAATCTACTGCTTGCTTCATTATCAAACACATCTACCGTTTCTTCAGCATGCCAAAGTtttgtgaaattattttcatctattGCCCACACATTAGTATTCTTCAGCCAGGGAAAACAAAGCCAATTGCATAGTAAAGATTCATTATATTATCCTTCCTCcaatcactgagaaaaatattaatttgcaATCATCCTAATGTGGATCCCTGGGAAGCTTCACTTTTCTTACATATTCTAGATcaataactttaaattttaacTACTGTTTCCTATTTTCAGTTAAGATATCTCCCTGTCCTAAACCAAACAGCAATCCCTCATTTCCTTTGGAGTTTCTCTTTGCTAACTTTGACATAGAATTGCgtcaaataattttcaaaagtttaaataaataatataaatgagcTCTTCCTAGAAATAGACTTGCAAATCTTTCTAAAAACAATAATAGATTTTCTTCATCTAGGTAGTGGAATGAattagagtactggacctggagtcaagaagacctgagttcaaatccagactcagactcTTAATAGCTGTATGGCCCTTAAATTCTGTTTGCTGTGTCACTTAAAttgcttgcttcagttttctcagcaataaaatggaatatcagattgctgtcttgggaagggtgAGGAGTAAGGCAGAGGGGGGataaatctggaactcaaaatcttaaagaaatgaatgttgaaataccatatgatgatcaattccaatggaggggactctcttcaacaatgagatgaaccaaatcagttccatttgttcaataatgaataggaCCAGCTAcaaccagcaaaagaactctgggaaatgaatgtgaaccactaccTAGTacttccaatccctctgtttttgttcacttgcatttttgatttccttcatgcgttaattgtacattatttcaaagtccggtTCTTCTTTTGcgacaaaataactgtatggagatgtatacatatattatatttaacatatactttaacatatttaacatgtattggtcaatctgccatctggaggaTAGGtcggagggaaggaggggaaaaattggaacaaaaggttttacaattgtcaatgctgaaaaattacccatgcatatatcttgtaaataaaaagctgttaaaaaaaagaaattaatgttgaaaactttttataagtaatttgaaaaataaaatactattgacattaaaaaaatacaatggaGTCATAACAGTATTTACATCACTAGGTTGTGATGAAGAACTAGTAAGATATCTTaaaaaaacatttagcacagtgtctggcaaatagtagatgcttaataaatgcttattccttttcttccccatgTAGCAATCATGTTGACTTTACACAGTCTTTTATGCTTTAATGAATAAGGATCATATATGTTTGGAAACTCTTTGTTATATATAGTTTATCACAGTCTACAATTCCCAATGTCTACACTGAATCTATTTATTGGATGACCACAAGAAATCCTAGAGATTATCTGGTAGGCCTGCAATGTATATTGATAAAAGCAGTTTACTTATTTTAGCCAATGGTTTTATACTTTTACTCTCACTTCATACTGATATCATTTTATGCAAATATTACTCCACATCTGCTCTACAGTTCAGGTCTGAGATATTCTCTTAATTGTTCAGATTTCAAAACAATTTAGGACTTctaagatgaaaacaaaattaaagaagtaaaaggaATTAAGCTTCATATAaccagaagtaaaaataaaaacaaacaaaaagccaccactaacaacaacaacaacaacaaaaaaaaaaaacacacaagaacaattacaaaaacaaagaaaattgtaCCTAacatcacataggtagtaagtggtaGAGCTAAAACTGAAACCTAAGGCCAGTCACTCCAAATCTAgccatcttttctttctactgtgccaGCACCAAATTTTTGAGATTCAGAAAAATGTAAGATAGATAAGAattgaattattatattttaattattcaagaaaaatttccaaaatgttataaaaatgagacaacaaaTATACATCTTTCACTTAacttcccaaaatatttttattaaactatAAGTATGTCCATAACCATTTACTTAGaataaaatctatgattctctatTACTTCCAAGTAACTCAAAGTAAATTCAGTGTCCTCTatctgacatttaaagtccttcataacctagcaccttcctacctttccagtctccttatCCATTACTCTCTTTCATGTATTTATGACCTATACTTGCTTCTTTGTTGTTCTTCAAACAAAATATTGCCTTAGCACTGCTTTTTCCTCATGGCTAGGATATACTTCTTCCTCATATCCACTTCACTTGTTTTGACAGTCCTTAAGAGTCAACTCAAATCCTATTTTCTGCCAGAAGCCTTTTTAATCCTCCTCCTTGCTAGTTAGTGTCTTTCCCTTTGAAAAACCTTTTCagcaaccacacacacacacacacacacacacacacacacacacaatatctaCCCAATTACATGCTgctttctccattaaaatgtgaactctttAAAAACaagaactattttgttttgtttttctttttctcactttgtatctctaggacttagcacagtacctgacacataataaacacttaataaatactgttgactgaaaaagaaattccagTCAGAAAACTCAACCATTGAACTTCACAAAACCTAAAATTCCATTCACAGAATTACATCATCAAACTTCAGAACAACAGCAAActacaatgagaaagaaaaagctcaTTAGCCAGAagtaagatatataatatatatgtatatgtatgtttaggtgtaaatatacatacacataatacatatagATGGAATCTGCATATGTAACCTGCATGTCATAATATCTATCCATAAAGATAGTTGAATCTATATCACATAGATTTTAATAcatgctacatatatatatacgcatagatatgtattatgtataagaTATCCATATAGcttatatatatcaaaatattaaaatgtaaaaaaaatagctttatcTCAGtcatggaaaattagaaaatattttatctgtCACATGTATAAAGAATTGATGGCAAAATAAATGGACTTaatatttgtaagaaaaaaagacgtcaatagcaaaataaataaatgaaaatttcaaaaagaaacattgaaaaaaattattataataaagttATCTGATAAAAATCTAATAGCTTCATTCAATAGAGATGATAAAAAATGGATTAATGGACACAAGATATgaacatgtaattttaaaatgtggaaatataaattTCAGTCATTTTAAATTGCTCAAATTGTCTtaaaatcataaatgtgaataaaaagaactttgaaacgTTATCTTAAATCCATTAACTGGccagacaaaattttaaaatggcagTAATGAAAGTTGGTAGGATTATGAGGAAACAGGCATTCCATGATATCACATATAGCAAGAAAGAGGAGTATAAATTCCATTTATGGAATCTATTATTCCCTTAGCATAGGGAAAAGCTCAATAAAGAAACCTACATCTTACAATTCAGGTTAGTGTGTTCTCTGTAATTTCATAATTTCAGAGCTACtgagagattaagttatttgtctAGGACACAAATATTTATGtgtcaaagaaagaattgaaccCAAGTTTTTGAGACTTCAAGGCAATACAATGTACATAGTATAGTAGGATTACAAAAGGGCCATCTTTTTGGAGGGCAATACAACTATACACAGAATTATAAGTTGATCATATACCCCTACATCCAGTGATTTTATTACTAGGACTATATCTTAAAGAAGTTAGTAATCTCCCGTATAGGATCTGGGTTTGCTACTGTTGATTTTGGTGATGCTGCTGGTTGTGGTAGTACTACTGCTGGTGTTAACGGTGGTGATATGAGCAAtcccttttctatttctgctcAAAATTCCTCgctaaaagaaaatttcaaaagttGCTATAGTCAATATTTCTTCATCCTATATGCAGCCTTTTCATTAGAAAGATCTGTCCTCAAATAATAAACGTACAGTCCATTACTTAACTTTTACTTGAAGCAGCTCTAACTTCATAGACTTTATCAAAGATTGTCAAACAAGAACACAGGGTCACCTCCAGGAtacaatgaagtattttatttgaggtgaagttagaaaaggaaattattaaaaaggGCAAAAAACTCTTATGTGTCcctaaatattctatttttaaaaataaaaaattataaactattaGTATGGCAAAATGTCTGGACAATAGTTGAAAAAGTCATGTTTTAAGATAATTAACTGTTATTGTACcattaaaatgacaaatagaatataggtaaatacaataatatttatgcacctgaattattgcaatagcctgctagTTGGTCTGCTTGCTTAAGTCTTTCCCTCCCCCATGCTCCAATCCATCTTtgaaatagctaaaaaaaaaaaaa includes:
- the LOC127561321 gene encoding olfactory receptor 10R2-like, which translates into the protein MKNQITDEVIPRKQLPIENLTMVTEFLLLGFSDLQEMQFVLFAVILCLYLLILSGNITIITTVRLEHSLHTPMYFFLAVLSFSETCYTFTILPKMLLNLLSVLRTISFISCATQMFFFLGFAINNSLLLGLMGYDRFAAICYPLRYPVLMSWGICKLMAATCGVTGFVISLVGIFLVFSLPFCNSNRINHYFCDVAPVIHLACGDFSINEVIIFIFGVVVLMAPLTLICISYGFIVRTILRIPSTEGKKKAFSTCASHLTVVVVHYGCASFVYLRPSSKYTFSKDRLVTVTYTVITPLLNPLVYSLRNKDVQIAIRKVINWRGLSPKNI